Proteins from one Procambarus clarkii isolate CNS0578487 chromosome 40, FALCON_Pclarkii_2.0, whole genome shotgun sequence genomic window:
- the LOC123751338 gene encoding A-kinase anchor protein 5-like: MMADYGDDHDSDSEILPSTLPTRLLEPTTNAAHQTTIVAAHLTTIDAAHQTTTDAAHQTTIDAAHQTTIDAAHQTTIDAAHQTTIDAAHQTTTVAAHQTTTDAAHQTTTDAAHQTTTDAAHQTTTDAAHQTTTDAAHQTTTDTAHQTTTDTAHQTTTDAAHQTTTDAAHQTTTDTAHQTTTDTAHQTTTDTAHQTTTDTAHQTTTDTAHQTTTDTAHQTTTDAAHQTTTDTAHQTTTDTAHQTTTDAAHQTAGQ; encoded by the coding sequence ACTACCATCGACGCTGCCCACCAGACTATTGGAGCCTACCACTAACGCTGCCCACCAGACTACCATTGTCGCTGCCCACCTGACTACCATTGACGCTGCCCACCAGACTACCACTGACGCTGCCCACCAGACTACCATTGACGCTGCCCACCAGACTACCATTGACGCTGCCCACCAGACTACCATTGACGCTGCCCACCAGACTACCATTGACGCTGCCCACCAGACTACCACTGTCGCTGCCCACCAGACTACCACTGACGCTGCTCACCAGACTACCACTGACGCTGCTCACCAGACTACCACTGACGCTGCCCACCAGACTACCACTGACGCTGCCCACCAGACTACCACTGACGCTGCCCACCAGACTACCACTGACACTGCCCACCAGACTACCACTGACACTGCCCACCAGACTACCACTGACGCTGCCCACCAGACTACCACTGACGCTGCCCACCAGACTACCACTGACACTGCCCACCAGACTACCACTGACACTGCCCATCAGACTACCACTGACACTGCCCACCAGACTACCACTGACACTGCCCACCAGACTACCACTGACACTGCCCACCAGACTACCACTGACACTGCCCACCAGACTACCACTGACGCTGCCCACCAGACTACCACTGACACTGCCCACCAGACTACCACTGACACTGCCCACCAGACTACCACTGACGCTGCCCACCAGACGGCTGGCCAGTAG